Proteins co-encoded in one Raphanus sativus cultivar WK10039 unplaced genomic scaffold, ASM80110v3 Scaffold0166, whole genome shotgun sequence genomic window:
- the LOC108841538 gene encoding nucleosome assembly protein 1;1: MSGDKDNFNLADLTASLKDEDRAGLMNALKNKLMAGQRSDVLESLTPLVRNRVEALRDIQGKHDELEAKFREERAVLEAKYEKLYQPLYTKRYEIVNGVTDVEPTPEDTKMDQGEEKTAEEKGVPSFWLTALKNNDVTSEEVTERDEEALKYLKDIKWCKTEEPKGFKLEFFFDSNPYFKNAVLTKSYHMIDEDDPLLEKAIGTDIDWYPGKCLTQKILKKKPKKGSNAKPITKMEDCESFFNFFNPPQVPEEDEDIDEDSAEELQNLMEQDYDIGSAIREKIIPHAVSWFTGEAMDGEEFDLDDDDEDDDIDEDEDEDEEDDEEDEEDDEDEEDSKTKKKPSSGRKKGGRSQVVVGDGQQGERPPECKQQ, from the exons ATGAGCGGCGACAAGGACAACTTCAACCTCGCCGATCTAACCGCCT CTCTTAAAGACGAGGATCGAGCTGGCCTTATGAACGCTCTCAAG AACAAGCTAATGGCTGGTCAGCGTTCTGATGTTCTCGAGAGTCTGACTCCTCTAGTGAGAAACCGTGTTGAAGCCTTGAGGGACATACAG GGAAAGCATGATGAGCTTGAGGCAAAGTTTCGTGAGGAGAGAGCTGTTCTTGAAGCCAAGTATGAAAAGTTGTATCAGCCTTTGTATACCAAG CGTTATGAGATTGTGAATGGAGTTACTGATGTTGAACCGACTCCAGAGGATACGAAGATGGACCAAGGAGAGGAAAAAACTGCAGAAG AGAAAGGAGTGCCAAGTTTCTGGCTGACGGCCTTGAAAAACAATGATGTTACTTCCGAGGAG GTTACAGAGCGTGATGAAGAGGCTCTCAAATATCTTAAGGATATTAAGTGGTGCAAGACTGAAGAGCCTAAAGGATTCAAACTTGAGTTTTTCTTTGACTCGAATCCCTATTTTAAGAACGCTGTCTTGACAAAGTCTTATCATATGATTGATGAAGATGACCCACTGCTTGAGAAGGCTATAGG GACAGATATTGATTGGTATCCTGGAAAGTGTCTTACTCAGAAGATTCTTAAGAAGAAGCCTAAGAAAGGTTCAAACGCCAAACCGATCACCAAAATGGAAGATTGTGAAAGCTTCTTCAACTTCTTTAATCCTCCACAAGTCCCggaggaagatgaagatatCGACGAGGACAGT GCTGAGGAACTTCAGAATCTGATGGAACAAGATTATGACATTGG ATCTGCTATCCGGGAGAAGATTATCCCTCATGCAGTCTCATGGTTTACTGGTGAGGCTATGGATGGAGAGGAGTTTGatttagatgatgatgatgaggacgATGATATTGACGAGGACGAAGATGAGGATGAGGAAGATGAcgaggaggatgaggaggatgatgaagatgaagaagatagcAAAACTAAAAAGAAG CCATCAAGCGGTCGCAAG AAGGGAGGCAGGTCTCAGGTGGTTGTTGGTGACGGTCAACAAGGCGAGAGGCCACCTGAATGCAAGCAGCAATAG